The genomic segment AACAAAGACCAGCAGGATGCGTTTGAACTTGCCGAAAACAATCGCCTTACAAAAGAAGTAGCAAACCTAACCTTGGCAGCCAAACAAAAGGCAGGCTGGTCAGACCGATTGGAGCGCACAAAAATTGGTAATCGCCCTCAAGATCAGGTGCCGCCCGACCGCGGCTTTATTGGGCATAAATCAGCTAAAATGATGAAGCGTGCCAAGGTGATAGAGCAGCACGCACAACGTGCGTTGCAAGAAAAATCGGCACTGCTTAAAAATTTAGAACAGGCAGATGCCCTTAAACTTTCCCCGCTGCATTACCGCAATTCACGGTTGGTTCAGGCAATAGGGCTTTCTATCAACTACGGCAACCAACCGCTTTTTCAAGGCTTGGATTTTATGGTAGAACAGGGGGATAGGGTGGCGCTGTGCGGCGGTAACGGATGTGGAAAATCCAGTATCTTAAAACTGCTGCTCGGGCAGAACATTCCATCAACCGGGCAGCTTTTGTACAGCGGTGATTTGATTATTTCCTATGTTGCACAAGATACCTCCTTTTTACAAGGAGATTTAAAAGCATTTGCCTTAAACCAACAGATTGATGAAAGTTTATTTAAGGCGATTTTACGCAAACTTGATTTTTCGCGTATACAATTTGAAAAAGATATGAGCGAATTCAGCGGAGGACAAAAAAAGAAGGTTCTGCTTGCAAAAAGCCTTTGCCAACAGGCGCATTTGTATGTATGGGATGAGCCGCTGAACTTTATTGATATTCTTTCGCGAGTGCAGATAGAAGAGTTGATTTTGCGCTCTGCACCTACGATGTTGTTTGTGGAGCATGATAAACGCTTTGTGCAGAACATTGCTACAAAAATAGTTACAATAGGCAATTGATTGGTTTGTATTTTTTGCAGTGGTGAGGTAAAATAAAGATATCAAACGCAAAAAAGGGGGGCGCAGATTTGAACCAAAACAGAACCATATTGCATTGTGACCTCAATGGCTTTTATGCGTCGGTAGAATGTCTGCTGCGCCCTGAACTAAAAGAGGTACCTATGGCGGTTTGCGGCGACCCCGACAGCCGCCATGGCATTATTTTAGCAAAAAACGAACTTGCAAAGGCATATCAAGTTACCACGGCAGAAACCATCTGGCAAGCACAGCGCAAATGCCCCAACCTTACGTTGGTAGCGCCGCACCACAGCGAGTATGCAAAGTACTCCAAGCTTGTAAACAAAATTTACGAGCGGTTTACCGATTGTGTGGAGCCATTTGGTATCGATGAATCATGGCTGGATATCACCGGTACACTGCATTTGTTTGGCGGAGATGC from the Hydrogenoanaerobacterium saccharovorans genome contains:
- the abc-f gene encoding ribosomal protection-like ABC-F family protein, whose amino-acid sequence is MSQISVNNLSFSYESSYDPVFENVSFTLDTDWKLGFIGRNGRGKTTLLNLLLGRYPYKGSITASVSFDYFPFEVKNVARNTVDVIKSCIAPYDEWECEMQRLLDLQTEQALEAYGDLFERYTYADGYTIESLIEQEIGKMGMSSEILSRPFDTLSNGERTRALLAALFLKHDNFLLIDEPTNHLDAKGREAIADYLAAKKGFILVSHDRDLLDRAVDHILCINRANIEVQQGNYTSWQINKDQQDAFELAENNRLTKEVANLTLAAKQKAGWSDRLERTKIGNRPQDQVPPDRGFIGHKSAKMMKRAKVIEQHAQRALQEKSALLKNLEQADALKLSPLHYRNSRLVQAIGLSINYGNQPLFQGLDFMVEQGDRVALCGGNGCGKSSILKLLLGQNIPSTGQLLYSGDLIISYVAQDTSFLQGDLKAFALNQQIDESLFKAILRKLDFSRIQFEKDMSEFSGGQKKKVLLAKSLCQQAHLYVWDEPLNFIDILSRVQIEELILRSAPTMLFVEHDKRFVQNIATKIVTIGN